In Nematostella vectensis chromosome 12, jaNemVect1.1, whole genome shotgun sequence, the genomic window AAACTGATAACATTCCCCAACAGTGTATAGGAAGGCTAGAAGATAGTAAAGTACATGAAGCCAACTGCTGTAGCTCTTCTCAAACTGATAGGGATCGGCATCCTTGGGTTGCCCATTTGGTTCGGCTTTCTTAATTAAATGAATTAGACTTTTAAAGGCCATTATCTTTTTGGCATCAATTGTGTCATAAAGTTTGAAGGGTTGTGTTAGGGCTATTAGCATCAGTAAGCCCTCAAAGAACAAAGGATCATCCTTTTGGAGAATTAAGGTCAGTAGGGGTGCTTTAAAATGTTGTTTTATTGGAAAAGCTTGAAAAATTGAGTCTTCATACAAGTAACCCCAAGCTAGAAGCTTAACTCCTTGACGATCAGTGAAATTGCTTTGTTGCAGCAATTCAATCCCTTCCTTTGCATATCTGTAAGCCTTCAGGTAATGTTGTGCAGTTGGAGAATCTGGATAGGCAAGGAACATTGATTCCTGAAAAAGTATTGGATTTTTGATAATGAATGGATGCATGGTGTCTTCAGGGCTATTTGAAAGGGTTAAGGTGTTTTTGATGAGATCCATTATGTCATCCTTATCACTCTGAGGCTGAGAGGAGTCTGTGCCAATCATGGCTCCCTGTTCTTTTAATTTGAGCATAACCTGTAAAAAATGAACATTTATTTTAGTCCGAACATCCATTATATTACTTAATTGCCTCATATAATTGTGCAAACTGGCAAATCACTATTTCATGGACAACAAAAAGGGACGTTTATACTAttattaaaatttcaaaaatcAGACCTTTCAGACAGTTGTCAGAGAAGGCAATAGAGTAAGGGTGTTTTTCAATGCCAGTTCCCAAAGGTAAAACCttcaccttttttttcttataaaaatcaatttttttggcCACTTCAAGGGGTTGGAAATTCGGGCGGGGGGTAGTGAGACAATCTCCTTTGTGAAGGGTATGGGTAGGGGTTTGTTCTTGAATCTCCAGTATTGGTCCATTGGCAATGATTGAAGTAAGAAAAAGATCCTCCTTCAAATAAATGCTCCCTTTCCTAAGAATACAAAACATACTTCAGGCCTAGATGGTCAACAAAATGTCTAATCTTGAAGTATAGTCTAGCTCCTTTGTTATCTATATACTTAGGGTCTTGAAGCTTAGGGAAATCTTGACATTAATAGAAGTGTGAAAGGCCTATGAGATAGTACCCTTTCGAGCCactattttgtttctttatacCTAAGTTCTCTCTACTGCACatgcatttccttttttgccTTCAAAATTTAAGGGAAAAAAATGTATGATAGATCAGATGCACCCCAACGAGTGGGGGGCAGAGGATGGCTAAACTCTAGatcattcccccccccctcctccctgtTACAAGGCCTTTAGGGAAGGGTCATTTTTTCACAAGGGGGTCTACTATTATTGAGGGAGGGTTGCGATTTTTTAAGTGCAGATTTGGGGAAGGCCTTAAATTTTGATGCAGCCTCATTTTTTgaacaggtattctgatcTATTTCTAAGCATACTAAGAGTCaggaatttcaaaatttttctgGGGAGAAACCCAGACTTGCACTTTCATAACTTGCATTGCGCTAGCATTGGAAACAATTATGTAATACCCTAAAGTGTGGcttctacttttttttattttttgtagtCTTTGTTTCATCACTGAATTTGCAAATTTGCAAAATTAATGtcaaagtccccccccccccacaaatTTTTCAGATTAGTGTTATGAAAAgatatgtactgtatataagaTTTCAGTTGGGAAGGAGCTAATGATGCTATTTTCAGTTTAGGTTTTAACAATAATGAGCATTTCATATAtttgaaaatgacaaaattttCACTTCGTCATGAAGAGCATTTACATCCTGAATAATGGgctagaaaaaaacaacacctGGCTTGGTGGTGTTTTAGGTCAACTCCGTTGCCCCATAATGAGCATGCCTAAGTCAGCCCTCCCTTCTTATAACAATTGtgggtttattacatttgtgagtgtttattacatttgtgggctcCTCATTCATATGGTTACATAACTTTCTGTTGCTCCTGGTAAACATGTCGTCATACTAACCAAAACACCTTTTTTATAGCTTTATTGTGTTCTGggccttaaagccgcattgtcaccagtttacttccagaggtccgacggaaacctcagccgttaaaagacaaaagaatctattaaaatctgatatattaaacaggccatccgctctaaatgatcaatcacatcctcaaagaaacttccaataaacaattcaatattttaaaatatttttcacgttttctgttaaaaatcattggaGATTGTAACATATtcgaccagaagtaaactggtggcaatgtggctttaatttttatcacattttttggggagggtcaccatttttTAGATTGGGAGAGGGTCGAAATTTTTGAACCAGAACAAAAAGCCAACttagcagcccccccccccccccccccccccctgatattcctttattattttttgtacaAACCCTTTTGGCTTCGTCATCTCCATTTTCGGATGCTTTTCCTAGCCACATCTCTGCTTTCTGTTGATCCTTGGTTTGCCCACACCCCCCTTTCAAGTAAACCAAGCCAAGCTCCTTCTGAGATTCTGGGTCATCCATCTCTGCTGCTGCTTTACTAAGATAGTAAAACGCCTTCAACGGGCAGGGCTTTCCTTCCGGACAATCTCCCTCTTCATAACACTTACTCAATGTTCTTAGAGCTTTAATTTGGCTTGATTTCCCTATAAATCTCATCATTCCTCTAATGTAGGGCTGGTACTCATCCCCCATTTCTTTTATCTCCCCTGCTGCTTTCTTGTACCATTTAAAAGCCTCATTAAGGTCTTCGTTGACAATTCCCTCAATACCACATCGAAAAACTTCACCTAGGCTAAACTGGGAGATTACATGGCCCATATTTGCTGCTCTTTGGTACAATTCATAAGCTCTCCGGCGATGTGAGAGAGTCAGAGAAAGATCGTGTAAAACAGCTAGCTGGTAAATAGTAATTGGGCTTGGGATATCGCAGTTTATAGCCGCTTCAAGCCAACCAATCGCCTTTTCTAGGTCCTTGGGGATTTGAAGCTCGGGTAGTCCTTCACTATAGACTGTACCAAGCAATTTCTGTGCATCCTTCTCTCCGTCTTTTGCTTTCTTTACAAGATTTTCAAAGCTGCCATATTCATCATTTACCAAACTGAGTTTTCTCTGATTATTCTCTAGTCCAAACAATTTAATCAAATTAGGGTCCGGTTTTTCTGTCTCGATGTTGAACGCCATGGCGGACGGAAAGACTTTCCTCTTTTGAAGAATTGTCACGTGGTTCTATCACGTGATTTAGAATTAGCTGATTTCGCGGAACTGGCATGGCGTCTGACGTGGCTTGTATAGAAGAGCAAACGATGATCTGGTAAAACGACTTGGTAAGTGCCGTTTAGATCATTGTATCTCTTGATAAGCTTGCTAGAGCAAACGATGATCTGGTAAAACGACTTGGTAAGTTGCCGTTAACGCTTTCATTACTATATACGCCCTGAggcgcctgtaaaatataggcccaactccaaaaacGTCAGAAATGTAAACCAAACATCACCAGAGCCGAATACTCATGGATTCTTctaaggcatagacgacctttaAAAGCGCATCCAaacaatgtaatagaattaactctattgtcaaaatatcaacctcgATTTCTaaccaattcgtaaacaaatgcttaaacctGGAAAcgtttcttaccaaaaaagacacaaaattccgaactacaaatagagacaagcaaacacaaatcaagtcacaaatagatacctttattgcactctgtcaggtcccattttacagccatcaaccacaataatcaatgctaaaaCCTCCagtagaagcgagtcaccatctTTAGGCTAaattgcatgcctgcactgcatcatgggagtcttggaaacacctcgACAGAGAGGCTGGAAAACTCCTCCCCAATattcataacagtttttttttttataagtctctttgccccaaagccaaacaaaacatttccaggtccaaggaacccagaataagcctgtaaacaatttttgaataaggttgggtttGAATAAGATGgcccacaggcttaccaacctctcagtctccagtcaatcccagtaacaagctcgaatattttctcgattgatcacctcctgtaattgtcctatGATTGTCTaatatcctagaataaaggtcacaataaactctcattgctttgtgatgtgtatttattcagaataagcaGTATTTCTAACGTTTGAGCAGTTGAGGGATTTATAAAAAGAAGCCTTCTTTATAGGTATCTAGTAACGcaattacaggaggtgatcaatcgtgaaaatattcaaGCTAGTTACTaggattgactggagactgacaggagactgactgagaggttaGTAAGCCTGtggatggcccacattggcgGGTATTGAGGCCTTTCaatagaaaattcctttctcacttggtgaagcccaaacaaggaattatcccattgaattgACCTCATCATGCagacatccataagcacagcattaattatgcccaaatagactttatgatgtcctaaggcactcttcAGATGttaaaaagctgtaatttttaagcaaattacaagcaaaattgTTGTAAGCAataggctgtagcagtgctgttgctagaaagaaaaggcaccgcaatgcattgttggaaacttcaaggcataccgtcttgggtcagccctagcttagcttaactaaTAGTGTTTGACTTGAgataggggggaggtttctgttttcagtctgttttttcttttctttctttgctcaaaagtacccagaaGTGAAAGGGATAAAATGCTCCTGCATTTAAAGaaaccatttccatcggctagtGACTAAGATACTTatacttttaataaaatattgttaatACTTAA contains:
- the LOC5520222 gene encoding uncharacterized protein LOC5520222, with the protein product MAFNIETEKPDPNLIKLFGLENNQRKLSLVNDEYGSFENLVKKAKDGEKDAQKLLGTVYSEGLPELQIPKDLEKAIGWLEAAINCDIPSPITIYQLAVLHDLSLTLSHRRRAYELYQRAANMGHVISQFSLGEVFRCGIEGIVNEDLNEAFKWYKKAAGEIKEMGDEYQPYIRGMMRFIGKSSQIKALRTLSKCYEEGDCPEGKPCPLKAFYYLSKAAAEMDDPESQKELGLVYLKGGCGQTKDQQKAEMWLGKASENGDDEAKRVMLKLKEQGAMIGTDSSQPQSDKDDIMDLIKNTLTLSNSPEDTMHPFIIKNPILFQESMFLAYPDSPTAQHYLKAYRYAKEGIELLQQSNFTDRQGVKLLAWGYLYEDSIFQAFPIKQHFKAPLLTLILQKDDPLFFEGLLMLIALTQPFKLYDTIDAKKIMAFKSLIHLIKKAEPNGQPKDADPYQFEKSYSSWLHVLYYLLAFLYTVGECYQFGAEAFQKSLECCPKFFEAKIGIAYCLQNIRSFIKERDTSAAEVKSSSKNEDKYIKIYTNVNTDLIFKTDFLAMSENELLRRERSFYMDFLKEAPLCDKKYPNCCYYLSGSYFIEGDMKEFMRWWNKGQESEAKRLPFLGAVDFPVKNMLKLFSMLPEKGRRTTSECKTQENIQSHCSNKLCKKNNESKTLMNCPCKVAFYCDKDCQREDWKYHKKVCTAKGRQKK